A section of the Lathamus discolor isolate bLatDis1 chromosome 6, bLatDis1.hap1, whole genome shotgun sequence genome encodes:
- the PRDM11 gene encoding PR domain-containing protein 11 isoform X3, translating into MMEIEPNLSSFEFPGDKRLQREKLEKNMESQEDARGSLQLATLKQGKSPYKRSCEEGESHPQTKKKKIDLIFKDVLEASLESAKFEENQLVTSTPLAIRKASKYQAEDIFERCGSAMQHSSLGLSRNRSEGEWKVPHGSSFSSAKEMGILEDEEEEPLSLKADSPTELSLASAQGNSHEIPTTSFCPNCIRLKKKIRELQAELDMLRSGKLPEPPVLPPQVPELQEFSDPTASESIISVPTIMEDDDQEVDSADESVSNDMIAATDEPSKMSSATGRRIRRFKQEWLKKFWFLRYSPTLNEMWCHVCRQYTVQSSRTSAFIIGSKQFKIHTIKLHSQSNLHKKCLQLYKLRMHPEKTEEMCRNMTLLFNTAYHLALEGRPYYDFRPLAELLRKCELKVVDQYMNEGDCQILIHHIARALREDLVERIRQSPFLSIILDGQSDDLLADTVAVYVQYTSSDGPPATEFLSLQELGFSTTDSYLQALDRAFSSLGIQLQDEKPTIGLGVDGANITASLRANLFMTIRKTLPWLLCLPFMVHRPHLEILDAISGKELPCLEELENNLKQLLSFYRYSPRLMCELRVTAATLCEETEFLGDIRAVKWIIGEQNVLNALIKDYLEVVAHLKDVSGQTQRADASAIALALLQFLMDYQSIKLIYFLLDVIAVLSRLAYVFQGEYLLVSQVDDKIEEAIQEISRLADSPGEYLQEFEENFRESFNGIAVKNLRVAEAKFQSIREKICQKTQVILAQRFDSRSRTFVKACQVFDLAAWPRSTDELMSYGKEDMVQIFEHLETVPSFSREVCREGMDTRGSLLMEWRELKVDYYTKNGFKDLLSHICKYKQRFPLLNKIVQILKVLPTSSACCEKGRAALQRVRKNNRSRLTLEQLSDLLTIAVNGPPIANFDCKRALDSWFEEKSGNSYALSAEMLSRMSSLDQKPMLQSMDHGSEFYPDI; encoded by the exons ATGATGGAAATTGAGCCAAACCTATCGTCTTTTGAATTTCCAG GAGACAAAAGGTTACAGAGGGAAAAGTTGGAAAAGAACATGGAGAGCCAAGAGGACGCGAGGGGGTCGCTCCAGCTCGCCACCTTAAAGCAAGGGAAGAGCCCCTACAAGCGCAGCTGTGAGGAGGGGGAATCCCACCCCCAAAcgaagaagaaaaagattgaCCTCATCTTCAAAGATGTCCTGGAGGCTTCTTTGGAGTCCGCCAAATTCGAAGAGAACCAGTTAGTAACAAGTACACCACTTGCCATCAGAAAAGCATCTAAATACCAGGCTGAAGACATCTTTGAGCGGTGTGGCAGTGCCAtgcagcacagctccctggGCCTCAGCAGAAACCGGAGCGAGGGGGAATGGAAGGTCCCTCATGGTTCCTCTTTCAGCTCTGCCAAAGAGATGGGAATCCTtgaagatgaggaagaagagcCTTTGTCACTCAAAGCAGACAGCCCAACGGAGCTGTCGCTGGCCTCTGCACAAGGCAACTCCCATGAAATCCCCACCACCTCCTTCTGCCCCAACTGCATCCGTCTGAAGAAGAAGATCCGGGAGCTGCAGGCTGAGTTAGACATGCTGAGATCTGGGAAGTTACCCGAGCCACCCGTGTTACCGCCCCAGGTACCCGAGCTCCAAGAATTCTCAGACCCCACAG CTTCAGAAAGCATCATCTCTGTTCCCACCATCATGGAGGACGATGACCAGGAGGTAGATTCTGCTGATGAATCAGTTTCCAATGACATGATTGCTGCTACAGATGAGCCTTCCAAGATGTCTTCTGCGACGGGCCGGAGGATACGGCGGTTCAAGCAAGAGTGGCTTAAAAAGTTCTGGTTTCTGCGGTACTCCCCGACACTGAATGAAATGTGGTGCCACGTCTGCAGGCAGTACACAGTGCAATCCTCTCGGACTTCAGCCTTCATCATTGGCTCAAAGCAGTTCAAGATACACACAATAAAGCTTCACAGCCAGAGCAACCTCCACAAGAAGTGCCTGCAGCTTTACAAGCTCAGGATGCACCCGGAGAAGACAGAAGAGATGTGCCGGAACATGACCCTCCTCTTCAATACAGCCTACCACTTGGCCCTGGAGGGCAGGCCCTACTATGACTTTCGGCCTCTGGCAGAACTGCTGAGGAAGTGTGAGCTCAAGGTGGTGGATCAGTACATGAATGAGGGAGACTGCCAAATCTTAATCCATCACATTGCCCGGGCTCTTCGAGAGGACCTCGTTGAACGCATCCGACAGTCTCCCTTTCTCAGCATCATCCTAGATGGGCAGAGTGATGACTTGCTTGCAGATACTGTGGCAGTTTATGTGCAGTACACAAGCAGTGATGGGCCCCCGGCAACAGAATTCCTGTCTCTTCAGGAGCTGGGCTTTTCTACAACAGACAGTTACCTCCAAGCATTAGACAGGGCTTTTTCCAGCCTCGGAATACAACTGCAGGATGAGAAGCCGACTATTGGCTTGGGAGTCGATGGTGCTAACATTACCGCCAGCCTGAGAGCCAACTTGTTCATGACAATCAGAAAGACCTTGCCCTGGCTTCTCTGCCTGCCTTTTATGGTACATAGGCCCCACCTGGAAATTTTGGATGCCATCAGTGGGAAGGAACTGCCatgcctggaggagctggaaaacAATTTGAAGCAGCTGCTCAGTTTCTATCGTTACTCTCCCCGACTCATGTGCGAGTTGAGGGTCACTGCAGCCACTCTGTGCGAGGAGACCGAGTTCTTGGGGGACATTAGAGCAGTGAAGTGGATCATCGGGGAGCAGAATGTGCTCAATGCTCTAATCAAGGATTACCTTGAGGTTGTGGCCCATCTCAAAGATGTCAGTGGCCAGACCCAAAGAGCGGATGCTTCTGCCATTGCCTTGGCCCTCCTGCAGTTCCTGATGGACTACCAGTCGATTAAACTCATCTACTTCCTACTGGATGTGATTGCTGTGCTTTCACGCCTCGCCTACGTCTTCCAAGGGGAATACCTTCTTGTGTCGCAGGTGGATGATAAGATAGAGGAGGCCATCCAAGAAATCAGCCGGCTTGCGGACTCACCCGGGGAATACTTGCAGGAGTTTGAGGAAAACTTCCGTGAAAGCTTTAATGGCATTGCTGTGAAAAACCTCCGGGTGGCTGAAGCCAAATTCCAGTCGATCCGAGAAAAGATCTGCCAGAAGACCCAGGTGATCCTAGCCCAAAGGTTCGATTCCCGTAGCCGGACATTTGTGAAGGCCTGTCAGGTATTTGACCTTGCAGCTTGGCCCAGAAGCACTGACGAGCTCATGAGCTATGGGAAGGAGGATATGGTACAGATATTTGAACACCTGGAGACGGTCCCATCCTTTTCCAGAGAGGTTTGCCGAGAGGGGATGGACACCCGCGGGAGTCTGCTGATGGAGTGGCGAGAACTCAAGGTGGATTATTataccaaaaatggttttaaagacTTGCTCAGTCACATTTGTAAATACAAACAGAGATTCCCCCTCCTCAATAAAATAGTTCAGATCCTCAAAGTCCTTCCCACCTCATCGGCCTGCTGTGAGAAGGGGCGCGCTGCCCTGCAGAGAGTGCGCAAAAACAACCGCTCCCGGCTCACGCTGGAGCAGCTCAGTGATCTTCTGACCATTGCCGTTAACGGGCCGCCCATTGCCAACTTCGATTGCAAAAGGGCACTAGATAGTTGGTTCGAGGAGAAGTCGGGCAATAGCTACGCTCTGTCAGCTGAAATGCTGAGCAGAATGTCGTCCCTTGATCAGAAGCCGATGTTGCAGAGCATGGACCACGGCTCTGAGTTTTACCCCGATATTTAG